One region of Streptomyces sp. CG4 genomic DNA includes:
- a CDS encoding hotdog fold thioesterase has product MGEQQRVKFPQEIIDEYAALGVDLPALFSAGHLGTRMGVQILEASPERVVGTMPVEGNTQPYGLLHGGASAVLAETLGSVGSMLHGGSSKIAVGVDLNCTHHRGVRSGLVTGVATPVHRGRSTATYEIVISDEEGRRVCSARLTCLLRDARPGDAAQAQG; this is encoded by the coding sequence ATGGGTGAGCAGCAGCGAGTGAAGTTCCCGCAGGAGATCATCGACGAGTACGCGGCGCTCGGTGTCGACCTGCCCGCCCTGTTCTCGGCCGGACACCTCGGCACCCGGATGGGTGTGCAGATCCTGGAGGCCTCGCCGGAGAGGGTCGTCGGGACCATGCCGGTGGAGGGCAACACCCAGCCGTACGGCCTGCTGCACGGCGGTGCCTCCGCGGTGCTGGCGGAGACGCTGGGCTCGGTCGGCTCCATGCTGCACGGCGGCAGCTCGAAGATCGCGGTCGGGGTGGACCTGAACTGCACGCACCACCGCGGGGTCCGCTCGGGCCTGGTGACCGGCGTGGCCACGCCGGTGCACCGGGGCCGTTCGACGGCGACGTACGAGATCGTGATCAGTGACGAGGAGGGCCGCCGGGTGTGCAGTGCCCGGCTGACCTGCCTGCTGCGGGACGCCCGCCCGGGCGACGCGGCGCAGGCGCAGGGCTAG
- a CDS encoding FdhF/YdeP family oxidoreductase yields MATKPPKGDPVQDAPQVAEPKHAAAGLPAIGHTLRIAQQQMGVRRTALTLLRVNQKDGFDCPGCAWPEPDHRHKAEFCENGAKAVAEEATLRRVTPEFFATHSVADLTGRSGYWLGQQGRLTHPMYLPEGGTHYEPVSWERAFDIVAEEMAALSSPDEAVFYTSGRTSNEAAFLYQLFARELGTNNLPDCSNMCHESSGSALSQTIGIGKGSVLLEDLYKADLIIVAGQNPGTNHPRMLSALEKAKANGAKIISVNPLPEAGLERFKNPQTPQGMVKGAALTDLFLQIRIGGDQALFRLLNKLILETEGAVDEEFVREHTHGFEEFAEVARAADWDETLRATGLTRAEIERALGMALASKRTIVCWAMGLTQHKHAVPTIREVVNFLLLRGNIGRPGAGVCPVRGHSNVQGDRTMGIFERPAPAFLDALEKEFGFAPPREHGFDVVRAIRALRDGEAKVFFAMGGNFVAASPDTEVTEAAMRRARLTVHVSTKLNRSHVVTGARALILPTLGRTERDLQAGGEQFVTVEDSMGMVHASRGRLAPASPQLRSEPAIICGLARRVLGADSVVPWEEFEKDYATIRDRIARVVPGFDDFNARVARPGGFTLPHAPRDERRFPTATGKANFTAAPVEYPELPEGRLLLQTLRSHDQYNTTIYGLDDRYRGITGGRRVVLVHPEDARALGVAEGSYVDLVSEWKDGVERRAPGFRVVHYPTTRGCAAAYYPETNVLVPLDATADTSNTPASKSVVVRLESRAEGRLEQSATD; encoded by the coding sequence ATGGCGACGAAGCCGCCCAAGGGTGATCCGGTCCAGGACGCGCCGCAGGTCGCGGAGCCGAAGCACGCGGCCGCGGGGCTGCCCGCCATCGGGCACACCCTGCGCATCGCCCAGCAGCAGATGGGCGTGCGGCGCACGGCGCTGACGTTGCTGCGGGTGAACCAGAAGGACGGCTTCGACTGCCCGGGCTGCGCCTGGCCGGAGCCGGACCACCGGCACAAGGCGGAGTTCTGCGAGAACGGCGCGAAGGCGGTGGCCGAGGAGGCCACCCTGCGCCGGGTCACCCCGGAGTTCTTCGCCACGCACTCCGTCGCCGACCTGACCGGCCGCAGCGGCTACTGGCTGGGCCAGCAGGGGCGGCTCACGCACCCCATGTACCTCCCCGAGGGCGGCACGCACTACGAGCCGGTCAGCTGGGAGCGGGCCTTCGACATCGTCGCCGAGGAGATGGCCGCCCTGTCCTCCCCGGACGAGGCCGTCTTCTACACCTCGGGCCGTACGAGCAACGAGGCCGCGTTCCTGTACCAGCTCTTCGCGCGCGAGCTGGGCACGAACAACCTGCCGGACTGCTCCAACATGTGCCACGAGTCGTCCGGGTCGGCGCTCAGCCAGACCATCGGCATCGGCAAGGGCAGCGTCCTGCTGGAGGACCTCTACAAGGCGGACCTGATCATCGTCGCCGGGCAGAACCCGGGGACGAACCATCCGCGCATGCTCTCCGCGCTGGAGAAGGCCAAGGCGAACGGCGCGAAGATCATCAGCGTCAATCCGCTGCCCGAGGCCGGTCTGGAGCGTTTCAAGAACCCGCAGACGCCGCAGGGCATGGTGAAGGGCGCCGCCCTGACCGATCTGTTCCTGCAGATCCGCATCGGCGGCGACCAGGCGCTCTTCCGGCTCCTGAACAAGCTGATCCTGGAGACGGAGGGTGCGGTCGACGAGGAGTTCGTGCGCGAACACACCCACGGTTTCGAGGAGTTCGCCGAGGTCGCCCGGGCCGCCGACTGGGACGAGACGCTCCGGGCGACGGGCCTCACGCGCGCGGAGATCGAGCGGGCGCTCGGCATGGCCCTCGCCTCGAAGCGGACCATCGTCTGCTGGGCCATGGGCCTGACCCAGCACAAGCACGCCGTGCCGACCATCCGCGAGGTGGTCAACTTCCTGCTGCTGCGCGGCAACATCGGCCGGCCGGGCGCGGGCGTGTGCCCGGTGCGCGGGCACAGCAACGTCCAGGGCGACCGCACGATGGGCATCTTCGAGCGGCCCGCGCCGGCCTTCCTGGACGCGCTGGAGAAGGAGTTCGGGTTCGCGCCGCCGCGCGAGCACGGCTTCGACGTCGTGCGGGCCATCCGCGCGCTGCGCGACGGCGAGGCGAAGGTGTTCTTCGCCATGGGCGGCAACTTCGTCGCCGCCTCCCCCGACACCGAGGTGACCGAGGCCGCGATGCGGCGCGCGCGGCTGACCGTGCATGTGTCCACCAAGCTCAACCGCTCGCACGTGGTCACGGGCGCGCGGGCGCTGATCCTGCCCACGCTGGGCCGCACCGAGCGGGATCTGCAGGCCGGGGGCGAGCAGTTCGTGACCGTCGAGGACTCGATGGGCATGGTGCACGCCTCGCGCGGACGGCTCGCGCCGGCGAGCCCGCAGTTGAGGTCCGAGCCCGCGATCATCTGCGGCCTGGCGCGGCGTGTGCTCGGTGCGGACAGCGTCGTGCCGTGGGAGGAGTTCGAGAAGGACTACGCGACGATCCGTGACCGCATCGCGCGCGTGGTCCCCGGTTTCGACGACTTCAACGCGCGCGTGGCCCGGCCGGGCGGCTTCACGCTGCCGCACGCCCCACGCGACGAGCGCCGCTTCCCGACCGCCACGGGCAAGGCGAACTTCACGGCGGCGCCGGTGGAGTATCCCGAACTGCCCGAGGGCCGGCTGCTGTTGCAGACCCTGCGCTCGCACGACCAGTACAACACCACGATCTACGGCCTGGACGACCGCTACCGCGGCATCACGGGCGGCCGCCGGGTGGTGCTGGTGCACCCCGAGGACGCGCGGGCGCTCGGGGTCGCCGAGGGGTCGTATGTCGACCTGGTGAGCGAGTGGAAGGACGGCGTGGAGCGGCGGGCGCCCGGTTTCCGGGTCGTGCACTACCCGACGACCCGGGGCTGCGCGGCGGCGTACTACCCCGAGACGAACGTCCTGGTCCCGCTGGACGCGACCGCCGACACCAGCAACACCCCGGCCAGCAAGTCCGTCGTCGTACGCCTCGAAAGCCGCGCCGAGGGCCGTCTGGAACAATCGGCGACCGACTGA